From a region of the Ignavibacteria bacterium genome:
- a CDS encoding NADH-quinone oxidoreductase subunit NuoF: protein MSQTQIIVGLGSCGLAAGAGKVYDELLRIREADNLDFKLKKTSCIGMCFKEPLVEIIDDTGHYLYGEVDVKKADEIIEKHLVNYTPVKEYLVKSDVIETGFNQYFDGQVKIALRNCGYIDPESIEEYEARGGYEAFKKIVNEKFSSQDVIKTILDSGLRGRGGGGFPTGLKWKFANNSQSKEKYIICNADEGDPGAFMDRSVLEGDPHSVLEGMIIGAYAIGAGDGVIYCRAEYPLAIKRLNIAIEQARAKGYLGKKILGLDDFNFNIYIKEGAGAFVCGEETALIASVEGERGMPRKRPPFPAVSGLWKKPTNINNVETYANIPWIITNGAEAYAAYGTEKSKGTKVFALTGKIKNGGLVEVPMGITIKDIIYKLGGGIIGDKKFKAVQLGGPSGGCIPEYLSDTIVDYDSVNATGAIMGSGGMVVMDETTCMVDVARFFLEFTCKESCGKCTFCRVGTKRMLEILTRITEGEGRPDDLEKLEELAYQIKDASLCGLGQTAPNPVLTTIKYFRDEYEAHINNKKCPALYCKKLLTYEIIPEKCTGCMVCKRGCPTEAITGEKKQVHFIHQEKCIQCGDCYSKCKFDSIVVY, encoded by the coding sequence GTCTATGATGAACTTCTTAGAATTCGCGAAGCCGATAATCTCGATTTTAAACTTAAGAAAACAAGCTGCATCGGTATGTGTTTTAAAGAACCGCTCGTTGAGATTATTGATGATACTGGACATTACCTATACGGTGAAGTTGATGTTAAAAAAGCAGATGAAATAATCGAAAAACATCTTGTGAATTATACTCCTGTGAAGGAATATCTTGTGAAGTCCGATGTCATCGAAACAGGATTTAATCAGTATTTCGATGGTCAGGTTAAAATTGCTCTGCGTAACTGCGGTTATATAGACCCTGAAAGCATTGAGGAGTATGAAGCTCGTGGCGGTTATGAGGCTTTTAAAAAGATTGTGAACGAAAAGTTTAGCTCTCAGGACGTTATCAAAACCATTCTTGATTCTGGCCTTCGCGGTAGGGGAGGCGGTGGTTTCCCGACAGGTTTGAAATGGAAGTTTGCTAACAACAGCCAATCCAAAGAAAAGTATATAATCTGTAATGCCGACGAAGGTGACCCGGGCGCTTTTATGGATAGGTCGGTCCTTGAAGGCGACCCGCATTCTGTTCTCGAAGGTATGATAATAGGTGCTTATGCTATCGGAGCAGGCGACGGTGTTATTTATTGCCGTGCGGAATATCCCCTCGCAATCAAACGTCTTAATATAGCAATCGAACAGGCCCGTGCAAAAGGTTATCTTGGAAAGAAAATACTCGGTCTCGATGATTTTAATTTCAATATCTACATTAAAGAAGGTGCAGGTGCATTCGTATGCGGTGAAGAGACTGCTTTAATCGCATCCGTCGAAGGTGAACGAGGTATGCCTCGTAAACGTCCTCCATTCCCCGCAGTCTCAGGCTTATGGAAGAAACCGACTAACATTAACAACGTGGAAACATACGCAAATATTCCTTGGATAATTACTAACGGAGCCGAAGCTTATGCTGCTTATGGTACCGAAAAAAGTAAAGGGACAAAGGTTTTTGCTTTGACAGGCAAGATTAAAAACGGCGGACTCGTTGAAGTACCTATGGGTATTACAATTAAAGATATAATTTATAAACTCGGTGGTGGTATAATAGGTGATAAGAAGTTCAAAGCTGTTCAGCTTGGCGGTCCGTCAGGTGGCTGCATTCCTGAATATCTTTCTGATACTATTGTTGATTATGATTCCGTTAACGCTACAGGCGCTATTATGGGCTCTGGTGGTATGGTTGTCATGGATGAAACAACTTGTATGGTAGATGTTGCAAGGTTCTTTCTTGAATTTACTTGTAAGGAGTCCTGCGGAAAATGTACATTCTGCCGTGTCGGTACTAAACGTATGCTTGAAATCCTTACCCGTATTACTGAAGGCGAAGGTCGTCCCGATGATTTGGAAAAACTTGAAGAGCTTGCTTACCAGATTAAAGATGCCTCTCTTTGCGGACTCGGTCAAACAGCACCTAACCCGGTTCTAACTACTATTAAGTATTTTCGTGATGAGTACGAAGCTCATATCAATAATAAAAAGTGTCCTGCTCTTTATTGTAAGAAACTTCTTACTTATGAAATTATTCCCGAAAAGTGTACGGGTTGTATGGTCTGTAAGCGTGGATGTCCTACCGAAGCAATTACGGGCGAAAAGAAACAGGTGCACTTTATTCATCAGGAAAAATGTATTCAGTGTGGCGATTGTTACTCTAAATGTAAGTTTGATTCTATTGTTGTTTATTGA